One stretch of Armatimonadota bacterium DNA includes these proteins:
- a CDS encoding zinc ribbon domain-containing protein — MPLYEYQCAQCRRRFKRLVGVVANASPISCPQCGSTDAARLISRFARKRSEDDTLDSLANDMEGVDEGSPAAMRRLMRDMGSEMGEDLGDDFEEMLEEEQSGGADPDASDSF; from the coding sequence ATGCCTCTCTACGAATATCAGTGTGCGCAGTGCCGGCGCCGGTTCAAGCGCCTGGTCGGCGTGGTGGCCAACGCATCGCCCATCAGCTGCCCGCAATGTGGCTCGACGGACGCTGCGCGCCTGATCTCGCGATTCGCCCGGAAGCGCAGCGAGGACGACACCCTCGACTCACTCGCCAACGACATGGAGGGCGTGGATGAAGGGAGTCCGGCAGCCATGCGCCGCCTGATGCGTGATATGGGCTCCGAAATGGGCGAAGACCTCGGCGACGATTTTGAAGAGATGCTTGAAGAAGAGCAGAGTGGCGGCGCCGATCCGGACGCGTCCGACTCCTTTTGA
- a CDS encoding M1 family metallopeptidase, translating into MHRFTTTLLAAAACLTCCIAADAQAPHNYNLEDVNWNISFDVATRTIFGDVTNTLTPTQRGVSEIAVNEGKLLIKRVLVNGRPVHYTVDAVHEQLVAHLARPANPGDPIHLRIVYSGQPQAGAYFVMPDRSDRVTTTPMIYTQGEAEDTRYWLPTYDEPDDKATSECHITVPAGYFALSNGKLMDVRHSGSRLVYHWKIAQPHSTYLISFVAGNYVKGHEAWGNLAVDYYVPAGTAAMGEPTFGGTADMVRFYSKLTGIKYPYAKFAQSAVADFPFGGMENISAVTQTIDALHPASESAVRDTRGLVAHELAHQWFGDLETCRNWPNIWLNEGFATFLPHFYFRHADGEDEYQIQKLGDMEGALRAVQAAPRAMIKRTYSVPMDLFFDGYAYGGGSARMFALQAVLGEKVFWKGIHHFLVKFSYKPATTHGFFQAMSESSGVDLSWFEKQYFHTAALPAIKVSRDGAAVTITQAEPVFTLNLDVWELVNGTWSKQRVALHSTTAVVQLQNADDPFLVDPRVNCLASIDYAQKFAPDVIKQLYAAAPNAAGKLRLAQMARSDGDDQLLESLFAGENSRALRRALVSMLPASDTEQLLRLMKDPDPRIRLSATDSLASGESSDAVIASLTSAWQHAPSFAVRAAALRGLLRLTRNNSLARRAWAMETYDESFRTTVLAWWTRENPDLARQVALKVLSANYREPVRRAAIGTLGTVKDKPGEKVVFNALVARLSDVSLGEKLSAVGALYRYGDAAALPYLHRLDNYSMYQLRGAAQRTEQALEGK; encoded by the coding sequence ATGCACAGATTTACCACAACACTCCTGGCTGCCGCTGCGTGCCTGACCTGCTGCATTGCTGCCGATGCGCAGGCGCCACATAACTACAATCTCGAAGATGTGAACTGGAACATCTCGTTTGATGTGGCGACGAGGACGATATTCGGCGATGTAACGAACACGCTGACGCCTACGCAACGCGGCGTATCGGAAATCGCCGTGAACGAGGGCAAGCTGCTGATCAAGCGTGTGCTGGTCAACGGACGACCGGTCCACTACACCGTGGACGCCGTTCACGAACAGCTCGTGGCGCATCTCGCCAGGCCCGCCAATCCGGGCGACCCGATACACCTGAGGATTGTTTACTCCGGGCAGCCTCAAGCCGGAGCGTATTTCGTGATGCCGGATCGGTCCGATCGTGTCACCACCACGCCGATGATCTATACACAGGGCGAGGCGGAAGATACTCGCTACTGGCTGCCCACGTACGACGAACCGGATGACAAGGCCACGAGCGAATGCCACATCACCGTTCCCGCCGGTTACTTTGCACTGAGCAATGGCAAACTGATGGACGTTCGGCACAGCGGCAGTCGCCTGGTGTACCACTGGAAGATCGCTCAGCCACACTCCACCTACCTGATCAGCTTTGTGGCCGGAAACTATGTGAAGGGCCACGAGGCATGGGGCAATCTCGCAGTTGACTACTACGTGCCCGCCGGCACAGCCGCAATGGGAGAGCCGACATTTGGCGGCACGGCGGATATGGTGCGCTTTTATAGCAAGTTGACGGGCATCAAGTATCCATATGCCAAGTTTGCGCAGTCGGCCGTGGCCGATTTTCCGTTTGGCGGTATGGAAAATATCAGCGCCGTCACCCAGACCATCGATGCCCTGCATCCAGCGAGCGAATCGGCCGTTCGAGACACGCGTGGGCTGGTGGCGCATGAGCTGGCGCACCAGTGGTTTGGTGATCTGGAGACCTGCCGCAACTGGCCGAACATCTGGCTCAATGAGGGGTTCGCCACCTTCTTGCCACACTTCTATTTCCGCCATGCGGATGGCGAAGACGAGTACCAGATACAGAAGCTCGGCGATATGGAAGGAGCTCTGCGGGCCGTTCAGGCGGCGCCACGGGCGATGATCAAGAGAACGTACAGCGTGCCGATGGACCTGTTCTTTGATGGCTATGCGTACGGCGGTGGCTCGGCCCGCATGTTCGCACTGCAGGCTGTGCTGGGCGAGAAGGTGTTCTGGAAGGGCATTCATCACTTCCTGGTCAAGTTCTCATACAAACCGGCGACCACGCATGGCTTCTTCCAGGCCATGAGCGAATCCAGTGGCGTGGATCTGAGCTGGTTCGAGAAGCAGTACTTTCACACGGCCGCACTGCCAGCGATCAAGGTCTCTCGTGACGGCGCTGCGGTGACGATCACACAGGCCGAGCCTGTGTTCACGCTGAATCTGGACGTGTGGGAGTTGGTAAACGGAACCTGGTCCAAGCAGCGTGTGGCGCTGCACTCCACCACCGCGGTGGTGCAGCTCCAGAATGCCGACGATCCGTTTCTGGTCGATCCCAGGGTGAACTGCCTCGCTTCGATAGATTACGCGCAGAAGTTCGCGCCGGATGTCATCAAGCAGCTGTACGCTGCCGCGCCGAACGCGGCCGGAAAGCTGCGCCTGGCACAGATGGCGCGTTCGGACGGCGATGACCAGCTTCTGGAGTCGCTCTTCGCAGGCGAGAATTCGCGCGCGCTCCGCCGCGCACTGGTCTCCATGCTGCCGGCATCCGACACGGAACAGCTGCTCCGCCTCATGAAGGATCCAGATCCGCGGATACGGCTTTCCGCCACAGACTCGCTGGCAAGCGGGGAGTCGTCCGATGCAGTCATCGCCAGCCTTACGAGCGCCTGGCAGCACGCGCCGAGTTTCGCCGTGCGGGCGGCCGCACTGCGCGGATTGCTGCGGCTGACCAGGAACAATTCGCTGGCCAGGCGCGCGTGGGCGATGGAGACGTACGACGAGTCGTTCCGGACGACCGTGCTGGCCTGGTGGACTCGCGAGAACCCCGACCTTGCGCGGCAGGTCGCCCTGAAGGTGCTTTCGGCCAACTATCGGGAACCGGTTCGGCGCGCTGCAATAGGCACGCTCGGTACCGTGAAGGACAAGCCGGGAGAAAAGGTGGTATTCAACGCACTGGTCGCGAGATTGAGCGACGTGAGCCTGGGCGAAAAGCTCTCGGCCGTTGGCGCGCTCTATCGCTATGGTGATGCCGCGGCCCTGCCTTACCTTCACCGGCTGGACAACTACAGCATGTACCAGCTCCGCGGCGCAGCGCAGCGAACGGAGCAGGCGCTGGAAGGAAAGTAG
- a CDS encoding P-II family nitrogen regulator encodes MIKIEALIRPQKLDEVKSALADIGVRGITVSEVRGSGKQKGFTQHYRGAEYTVNLLPKVKLEVVATDSEAQHLANVIAEAARTGEIGDGKIFLIPVATAIRIRTGDEGDSAIE; translated from the coding sequence ATGATCAAAATTGAAGCGCTGATCCGACCGCAGAAACTGGATGAAGTCAAGTCGGCTCTGGCCGATATCGGAGTGCGCGGCATCACCGTATCCGAAGTCCGCGGTTCCGGCAAACAGAAGGGCTTCACCCAGCACTATCGCGGCGCGGAGTACACGGTGAACCTGCTGCCGAAGGTGAAGCTGGAGGTTGTGGCCACCGATTCCGAGGCGCAGCACCTGGCCAACGTTATTGCTGAGGCAGCGCGCACCGGCGAGATCGGAGACGGCAAAATCTTCCTCATCCCGGTGGCGACCGCAATCCGAATACGGACGGGTGACGAAGGCGACTCGGCAATCGAGTAG
- a CDS encoding response regulator, whose amino-acid sequence MPAGRILIADDDPVTRLDLRGMLEAIGYTVVGEAGDGEEACLLARNLHPDLSILDIMMPKCTGLEAAATISRERLGPVMMLTAYSDAPMIDDANRAGVLAWLVKPFRQQELQPSIEMAMARYREMLALTGALEVTQQQSETERLAARARRILVQSHAITDQEAGRRLQAQALASGKELRVVAEAVIMASELHS is encoded by the coding sequence ATGCCCGCCGGACGTATTCTCATCGCCGACGACGACCCGGTAACCCGGCTCGATCTGCGTGGCATGCTGGAAGCCATCGGGTACACCGTGGTTGGCGAGGCTGGCGACGGCGAAGAGGCGTGCCTCCTGGCCCGCAACCTTCACCCGGACCTGAGCATTCTGGACATCATGATGCCCAAATGCACCGGTCTGGAAGCCGCAGCCACCATCAGCCGCGAGCGGCTTGGACCGGTGATGATGCTCACCGCGTACAGCGATGCTCCGATGATTGACGATGCGAACCGCGCCGGCGTCCTTGCGTGGCTCGTGAAGCCGTTTCGGCAGCAGGAACTTCAGCCCAGCATCGAGATGGCGATGGCCCGCTATCGCGAGATGCTGGCGCTTACAGGCGCCCTGGAAGTGACGCAGCAGCAGAGCGAGACCGAGAGGCTGGCCGCACGTGCACGGCGCATACTGGTGCAGAGCCACGCAATTACCGACCAGGAAGCCGGCCGGCGGCTGCAAGCGCAGGCGCTGGCCAGCGGTAAAGAGCTGCGGGTTGTTGCCGAAGCGGTGATAATGGCCAGCGAACTGCACTCCTGA
- the dgoD gene encoding galactonate dehydratase, whose product MDAVTRIELFFVPPRWLYLRLETASGLVGWGEPIVEGLAGTVAAAVTEMSEAVIGTDSCRIEHIWQTLYRGMFYRGGPVISSAISGIDQALWDIAGKRHGVPIYHLLGGHVRDRVRVYSHFGGATPEEAAREAKVRVAQGYTALKMGGTGPLEWMETPRHGEELADRLAAVRDAVGSSVAVGIDFHGRVHRTVAKPMLRSLEPYSPAFYEEPVLGENLEALRELADCTCVPIAMGERQFTRWEFKRLFAAGCVDIIQPDLSHAGGISEVRRIAALAEAYDLSVAPHCPLGPIALAASLQLDFATPNAALQEQHVEVHAMENSPLLETLAPDGGFQFEAGFILRSEAPGLGITVNEERVRALAAGGHRWRCPRWQAEDGGFAEW is encoded by the coding sequence ATGGACGCAGTCACACGGATCGAACTGTTTTTCGTTCCACCACGCTGGCTCTATCTGCGGCTGGAGACCGCCTCCGGGCTGGTCGGTTGGGGCGAGCCGATTGTGGAGGGTTTGGCCGGAACGGTGGCAGCTGCGGTCACCGAGATGTCGGAGGCGGTGATCGGCACCGACTCCTGTCGGATCGAGCATATCTGGCAGACGCTCTATCGCGGCATGTTCTACCGGGGCGGACCGGTAATTTCCAGCGCCATATCTGGCATCGATCAGGCGCTGTGGGATATTGCCGGCAAGCGTCACGGCGTGCCCATCTACCATCTGCTTGGAGGCCATGTACGGGACCGGGTACGGGTCTACAGCCACTTTGGCGGCGCCACGCCTGAGGAGGCCGCGCGCGAGGCGAAGGTCCGCGTGGCACAGGGCTACACCGCGTTGAAGATGGGTGGCACCGGGCCGCTGGAGTGGATGGAGACGCCGCGCCATGGAGAAGAGCTGGCCGATCGCCTGGCCGCGGTGCGAGACGCAGTTGGAAGCAGCGTTGCCGTAGGCATCGACTTTCACGGAAGAGTGCACCGCACCGTTGCAAAACCGATGCTGCGCAGCCTGGAACCGTACAGCCCTGCATTTTATGAGGAGCCGGTTTTAGGCGAAAACCTGGAGGCGCTGCGTGAGCTGGCCGACTGCACCTGCGTGCCGATAGCCATGGGAGAGCGTCAATTCACACGGTGGGAGTTCAAGCGGCTGTTCGCCGCCGGCTGCGTGGATATCATCCAGCCGGATCTCAGCCATGCGGGTGGGATTTCGGAAGTCCGCCGAATCGCCGCCCTGGCTGAGGCGTATGACCTGAGCGTTGCTCCGCACTGTCCGCTCGGTCCAATCGCTCTGGCAGCCTCGCTGCAGCTCGATTTTGCAACTCCGAATGCGGCGCTGCAGGAGCAGCACGTTGAAGTGCATGCGATGGAGAACAGCCCGCTTCTGGAGACGCTTGCGCCGGATGGCGGATTTCAGTTTGAGGCAGGATTCATACTGCGCAGCGAAGCGCCCGGTCTCGGAATAACGGTCAATGAGGAGCGTGTGCGGGCACTTGCCGCCGGCGGGCACCGCTGGCGCTGCCCGCGCTGGCAGGCGGAGGATGGGGGCTTTGCGGAGTGGTGA
- a CDS encoding response regulator, producing the protein MTENPADPPVLLVEDNPDDAELTLRALRNGKLGNPVVRALDGEEALALLHGAPGLPPLHPAPAIVLLDLHLPKVDGLEVLRAIRSNDSTRELPVVVLTSSLAEAHVVEAESLGILAYLNKPVDVSALAKAVAPMRLGLIIRRSDVDESG; encoded by the coding sequence ATGACCGAAAATCCTGCCGACCCACCGGTTCTGCTGGTGGAAGATAACCCCGATGATGCGGAGCTGACGCTGCGGGCCCTGCGCAATGGCAAGCTTGGAAACCCGGTAGTGCGCGCCTTAGACGGCGAAGAGGCGCTTGCCTTGCTGCATGGAGCGCCCGGCCTGCCGCCGCTGCATCCCGCGCCGGCCATCGTCCTGCTGGATCTGCACCTTCCGAAAGTGGATGGGCTGGAAGTGCTTCGCGCGATACGGTCCAACGACTCCACGCGTGAACTGCCTGTAGTGGTGCTTACCTCCTCACTGGCGGAAGCCCATGTGGTAGAGGCCGAGAGCCTCGGCATCCTCGCCTACCTGAACAAGCCGGTGGATGTGTCGGCGCTGGCCAAGGCAGTCGCTCCAATGCGGCTCGGCCTCATAATCCGCCGATCCGACGTCGACGAATCCGGTTAG
- a CDS encoding phytanoyl-CoA dioxygenase family protein, whose amino-acid sequence MVSEQANIQVLQAQLEFYLENGFLAVESISAPEELVWMREVYDRLFEQRAGREVGDQFDLGGIDDENAPPVLPQILGPDRYAPELRTGLFRRNAEAIARQLLGDGVQYQGSHAILKPAFTGAATPWHQDEAYWNPDEDHDSISIWIPLQPATLENGCMWFVPGSHRLEVLPHHCINNDPRIHGLEVDCADVSGAVACPLPAGGCTIHPVRTLHYTGPNLSSEPRRALILGFGLPATPRKQPRVFYWNDQKQTPREARAQAKAP is encoded by the coding sequence ATGGTAAGCGAGCAAGCGAACATACAAGTGTTGCAAGCACAACTGGAATTCTACCTTGAAAATGGCTTTCTGGCCGTTGAGTCGATCTCTGCGCCGGAGGAGCTGGTGTGGATGCGTGAGGTCTACGACCGGTTGTTTGAGCAGCGCGCCGGACGGGAAGTCGGCGATCAATTTGACCTCGGAGGTATAGACGACGAAAATGCTCCGCCGGTATTGCCGCAGATTCTCGGGCCGGATCGGTATGCTCCGGAGCTGCGGACCGGCTTGTTCCGTCGCAACGCGGAGGCGATTGCTCGGCAGCTGCTCGGCGATGGCGTGCAGTACCAGGGCTCACACGCCATTCTGAAGCCGGCTTTCACCGGCGCGGCCACGCCCTGGCACCAGGATGAGGCCTACTGGAATCCCGACGAAGATCACGATTCCATCAGCATCTGGATTCCGCTGCAGCCGGCAACACTGGAGAATGGCTGCATGTGGTTTGTGCCGGGCAGCCACCGGCTCGAGGTACTGCCCCACCACTGCATCAATAACGATCCGCGGATTCACGGGCTGGAGGTAGATTGTGCGGATGTTTCCGGCGCCGTAGCCTGTCCGCTGCCTGCAGGCGGCTGCACGATTCATCCGGTTCGCACGCTGCACTACACCGGCCCAAACCTCTCATCGGAGCCGAGGCGCGCACTCATCCTGGGCTTCGGACTGCCGGCCACGCCGCGGAAGCAGCCACGCGTATTCTATTGGAACGATCAGAAGCAAACTCCTCGGGAAGCGAGGGCGCAGGCAAAGGCACCGTAA